The Candidatus Poribacteria bacterium genome includes a window with the following:
- a CDS encoding (2Fe-2S)-binding protein, which produces MAKRIVRFQVNGESVEILCEPRQSLLEVLRNTLELTGSKEGCNNGNCGACTVILDDRVVNSCLVLAVEVEGKSVRTIEGIAQGGNLTAVQTKFLEHAALQCGICTPGFIVAAEALLTKNPNPSEHDVRLGLAGNLCRCTGYDKIVRAVLDAAAVMRQEA; this is translated from the coding sequence ATGGCAAAGCGTATCGTTCGGTTCCAGGTCAACGGCGAATCGGTCGAAATCCTGTGCGAGCCTCGGCAGAGCCTCCTCGAAGTGCTCCGCAACACGCTGGAGCTCACCGGCTCCAAGGAAGGCTGCAACAACGGCAACTGCGGCGCGTGCACGGTGATTCTCGATGACCGCGTCGTCAACTCCTGCCTCGTCCTCGCCGTCGAGGTCGAGGGCAAGTCGGTGCGCACCATCGAAGGCATCGCCCAGGGCGGGAACCTGACCGCCGTCCAGACGAAGTTCCTGGAACACGCCGCGCTCCAATGCGGCATCTGCACGCCGGGCTTCATCGTCGCCGCCGAGGCGCTTCTCACCAAGAACCCGAACCCGTCCGAGCACGACGTCCGACTCGGACTGGCGGGGAACCTGTGCCGATGCACGGGCTACGACAAGATCGTGCGCGCCGTACTCGACGCCGCCGCCGTGATGCGACAGGAGGCTTAG